One part of the Eucalyptus grandis isolate ANBG69807.140 chromosome 10, ASM1654582v1, whole genome shotgun sequence genome encodes these proteins:
- the LOC104423716 gene encoding GDP-L-galactose phosphorylase 1-like gives MSFFLALSLAKEAADPFFRVGYNSLGTFATINHLHFQAYYLASPFPVEKVPTLRVMTSTSMQRNGVVVSQLLKFPVRSLVFEGRDTLWDLSSAIANSCIRLQHNNIPFNVLIADCGKRVFLFPQCYAKKQARGEVSQELLETQVNPAIWEIGGHIVLKRRKNFENATEDYAWRLLAEVSLSEESFREVKA, from the exons ATGAGCTTCTTTCTGGCTCTGTCTTTGGCCAAAGAGGCAGCAGATCCTTTCTTCAGAGTGGGTTACAACAGTCTAGGCACATTCGCCACCATTAACCATCTTCACTTTCAG GCGTATTATTTGGCTTCTCCATTCCCAGTCGAAAAGGTTCCTACTCTGAGAGTAATGACTTCCACAAGCATGCAGAGAAATGGAGTAGTTGTTTCGCAACTCTTGAAATTCCCAGTCCGTTCACTTGTGTTTGAGGGTAGAGATACTTTATGGGATCTGTCCAGTGCAATTGCTAATTCCTGCATACGCCTTCAGCACAACAACATCCCCTTCAATGTACTGATCGCCGATTGTGGCAAAAGAGTGTTTCTATTTCCACag TGTTATGCGAAGAAGCAAGCTCGGGGAGAAGTGAGCCAAGAACTTTTGGAAACTCAAGTAAATCCCGCCATCTGGGAGATTGGCGGACACATAGTGCTGAAGAGACGCAAGAACTTTGAAAATGCGACGGAGGACTATGCATGGAGACTCCTTGCGGAGGTTTCCCTATCAGAGGAGAGTTTCCGAGAAGTGAAGGCTTAA
- the LOC108953908 gene encoding GDP-L-galactose phosphorylase 1-like produces MLTIKRAATVVSNYQEEGGEKDNAAVAVEGEAKGCGRNCLGKCCLPDLPLYTFKGEDCAEESIFYQKPPETSFLLNLLLGQWKNRMNRGLFRYDVTTCKTKVIPSDYGFIVQLNEGRHLKKRPTEFRVDQVLQDFDEKKFNFTKVGHEEVLFMFEQSDDCYSHFFPSAPAIFKPTSPNVVAINVSPLLP; encoded by the exons ATGTTGACGATCAAGAGGGCCGCCACGGTGGTGTCGAATTATCAGGAGGAGGGTGGCGAGAAGGATAATGCTGCCGTTGCTGTTGAAGGGGAAGCCAAGGGATGTGGTCGTAATTGCCTCGGAAAGTGCTGTTTGCCTG ACCTTCCTCTGTACACGTTCAAGGGAGAAGATTGCGCTGAAGAATCCATCTTCTATCAAAAACCACCTGAGACTTCTTTCCTGCTCAATCTCTTACTTGGACAGTGGAAGAATCGGATGAATCGAGGTCTATTTCGCTACGATGTAACTACATGCAAGACAAAGGTTATTCCTAGCGACTATGGTTTCATTGTGCAGCTGAACGAGGGGCGCCACCTCAAAAAACGCCCAACTGAGTTCCGTGTAGATCAAGTTCTCCAGGATTTCGATGAGAAGAAGTTCAATTTCACCAAAGTGGGCCACGAGGAAGTGCTTTTTATGTTTGAACAAAGTGATGACTGCTACAGTCACTTCTTCCCCAGTGCACCCGCCATTTTCAAGCCTACTTCTCCTAATGTTGTAGCTATCAACGTAAGTCCGTTGCTTCCTTAA